The bacterium nucleotide sequence GGTCGAGAGGCATCCCCACGATCGGGTTGGTCGGATCGTCGTTGTCGACGTAGGCCAGCCGCCCCGGAATGGCCGGGCGATCGGTCACGCCGACCGAAACGCCGGTCGTGAACGGCACCTGCAGGTAGCAGGGGCCGCCCGGCGGATACGGATGCAGATCCTCGGGCGGAAAGGCGCCGACCAGGACCTCGATGGTGGCCACGACCGCGCCGCCGTCGGCGACGGGAACGGACTCGGCGAACCCCACGACGAGGTCGTTGCCGAGCCCCACGTTCACGGCATTCACCGGATAGGTCACGCTCAGGATGGTCACCCCGGGCTCGGGCAGGAGCTTCAGCTCGAAGCCCCCGATGTTCTGCACGGGGCGCGGCCCCGTGTCCCCGAACTCGGGATTCACCGGATTGCAGATGTACAGGTCGAGGGTCTGGACCGAGTTCTGGAAGACGTACTGGCAGTTGCCGCTCTCGTCCACCGCATAGCACGGGTGGTCGGTCAGCACGTTCTCGCTCTGCGCGGACACGACGCCCGCTCCCGACAAGGCCGCCAGCACGGCCCACGCGATCATCGATTTCCTCATGGCTCCCCCTTTGCGAGTGCGGTTGCGATCTCCCTGCCAGCATGAGCCTACCACAGGCGGCAGCCCGGCGGGGCCGAAAATCGCGGCGGCCGACTCCGCAGCGGCCGCGTGGACGCTCCCGCGGTCCTGTGCTAACCTCGCCCCCGGACCCCAGCCGGAGGACAGCCGTGCCGATTCGCCCCCGTATGCGCCCGACCTTCGAGATCCCCATGAAGGCCGACGGCAGCCGCACCATGGCCCGCATCAGGGCCCGCCTCGACCGGGGCAGCCGGCGCGTCTGCGGCCAGGTCCTGGGCACCCACGCCTATGTTCAGACCCCGCCCGAGACGCAGTCGCTGCTCTCGCCCCACCTGAATCTCGAGCTGATCGAGCGCGATGGCCGCACGGTGCTCCGGGGCCGTTTCAGCCCCCGGCCCAACGTCTGGACGGGCTTCATGGCTCTCTACGGCACCCTCGCCTGCACGGGATTCGCCGGCCTGATGCTCGGCTGGGCCCAGACCACCGTCGAGGAGTATCCCTGGGGATTCTGGCTGGCACCCGGAGCGGTGGCCCTCATCGCCTTCGTCTACGGGGCGGCCGTCATCGGCCAGGGCCTGACCCAGGACGAGATGTACCTGCTGCGCAACTTCGTCGACCACATGGTCACCGGCGACGAGCGCCTCGAACCCCACTGCGAAGACGAATGGGACGCCTGGGACGCGGATCCCGGGCCGCGACCGTCCGGTGCCGACCCCCACGCCGCCGCCCCGCCCGCGGGCTGAACCGCTAGCGTCCGTCGCGCAGCCGGCCCCAGTACGCCGACGGGGTCTCGCCCGTCACCTGCCGGAACGCCCGGTTGAAGCTGTTCTTGTTGTTGAAGCCCGCATCGAAGGCGAGAGCCAGCAGCGTGCGCCGGCGCGAGGCCGGCAGGGCCATCAACCGCTGCACCTCCGCGACACGGTACCCGTTCACCACTTCGAAGAAGCTGCCCCCCAGCTCCCGGTTCAGGGTCTGGGACAGGTGGTGGGCGCTGATGCCGAGGCGGGCCGCGAGGTCCGCCAGACGCAGCGAGCGGTCGCGGAAGAGCTTGTCATTCTCCATCAGGTCCTCGAAGGCCCGCCGGTGGGACGCCAGGGTCGCGGGATCCAGGAGCGAACGGCTGTACCGGGGGTCGGCGGTCGGGGCCGACTGTCCGTCGCCGGCCGGCGCCGGCGTTGGTTCCTCGCGCGCCCAGGCCAGCCGGGCCCCGAACGCGTCCGGGCGATGAAGCACCACCAGGGCCGTCGCCTGCACCGAGAGCGCGATGGCCAGCATCCAGGTCTTGTCGATGGCTGCGCCGTAGCGCCCGACGAAGGTCAGCCCCAGGAACAGCAGCAGATAGAGCACCGACCAGACCCCGAACCAGCGGATCACGGCCCGCAGTGCTCCCAGCCCCTCCTGCACGTCGGTGTCGGCCGAGCACTCGGCCAGGCGACCCTCGGCCTCGCGCAGCAGGCGCAGGCCGGCCACGAGGTAGACCCCGTTCTGGAGGACGTGCAGGCACAC carries:
- a CDS encoding helix-turn-helix transcriptional regulator — protein: MNGAVFGEMGLWRTFVLYSAVQGLVLAGHFLLRRSGDPVANRWLALVLLLISVHVGETVLTETSLVAAAPWASGATWFLVFLVGPAYWFHLRSLVRPDAGWRRRDLLHVVPALVILVDGVPWLTAPAEQKIAWQRHLAAGGAWHMGPRLVAKVCLHVLQNGVYLVAGLRLLREAEGRLAECSADTDVQEGLGALRAVIRWFGVWSVLYLLLFLGLTFVGRYGAAIDKTWMLAIALSVQATALVVLHRPDAFGARLAWAREEPTPAPAGDGQSAPTADPRYSRSLLDPATLASHRRAFEDLMENDKLFRDRSLRLADLAARLGISAHHLSQTLNRELGGSFFEVVNGYRVAEVQRLMALPASRRRTLLALAFDAGFNNKNSFNRAFRQVTGETPSAYWGRLRDGR